The following coding sequences are from one Primulina eburnea isolate SZY01 chromosome 15, ASM2296580v1, whole genome shotgun sequence window:
- the LOC140814840 gene encoding WD-40 repeat-containing protein MSI2-like, which translates to MEEVVEEEFSVWKKNTPLLYDLVICHSLEWPSLTVQWLPSLSQSGGGDLSVHKLILGTHTSDDVPNFLMVAHAYLPRDPTSAIEVDPDNSVIPKAEIVQKIQVDGEVNRARCMPQNDAIVASKTNGTEVYVFDCTKQLLNTRHGCSDPDLRLKGHEKEGYGLSFSPSKEGYLLSGSNDCKICLWDISAMPQDKVLEAKYIYEGHDNVVEDVSWHSKNENLFGSVGDDCKLMIWDLRSNKFQHSVIVHEKEVNYLSFNPFNEWVLATASSDTTVGLFDIRNLSSPLHALSSHMEEVFQVEWDPNHETVLASSADDRRLMVWDINRVGDEQLEGEAEDGPPELLFSHGGHKAKISDFSWNKNQAWVISSVAEDNTAQVWQMAESIYRDEDDIQTTD; encoded by the exons atggaggaggtggtggaggagGAGTTCTCGGTGTGGAAGAAGAACACGCCGTTGTTGTACGACCTCGTTATCTGCCACTCCCTCGAGTGGCCGTCTCTCACGGTTCAGTGGTTGCCGTCGCTGTCGCAGTCCGGAGGCGGTGATCTGTCCGTTCATAAGTTGATTCTGGGGACGCACACTTCTGATGACGTACCCAACTTCCTCATGGTCGCGCATGCTTACCTTCCCCGAGACCCCACCTCTGCGATCGAAGTCGACCCCGATAATTCAGTTATTCCCAAGGCCG AGATAGTTCAAAAGATACAAGTTGATGGAGAAGTGAACAGGGCCCGCTGCATGCCACAAAATGACGCAATAGTTGCTTCAAAGACAAATGGTACTGAAGTATATGTGTTCGACTGTACTAAGCAATTGTTGAATACCAGACATGGTTGTAGTGATCCTGACTTGAGATTGAAGGGACATGAAAAAGAAGGATATGGTTTATCATTTAGCCCTTCTAAAGAAGGATATCTTCTGAGTGGTTCAAATGATTGCAAAATTTGCTTGTGGGATATTTCTGCAATGCCTCAAGATAAAGTACTTGAAGCTAAATATATTTACGAG GGCCACGATAATGTGGTTGAGGATGTGTCATGGCATTCCAagaatgaaaatttatttgggTCTGTGGGAGATGATTGCAAGCTAATGATATGGGACTTACGCTCAAACAAGTTCCAACACTCTGTTATTGTACACGAGAAAGAG GTCAACTATTTATCTTTCAATCCATTTAACGAGTGGGTTTTGGCCACTGCTTCCTCTGACACTACAGTTGGGCTGTTCGACATTCGGAACTTGAGTTCTCCACTGCATGCTCTCAGCAGTCATAT GGAGGAGGTATTTCAGGTAGAATGGGATCCTAACCATGAAACTGTTCTTGCATCTTCTGCCGATGACAGGAGATTGATGGTTTGGGACATTAACAG AGTGGGAGATGAGCAATTGGAAGGTGAAGCAGAAGATGGTCCTCCTGAGCTCCTCTTTTCTCATGGTGGTCACAAAGCGAAGATTTCCGACTTTTCATGGAACAAGAACCAGGCATGGGTAATTTCGAGTGTAGCAGAGGACAATACTGCTCAGGTGTGGCAGATGGCGGAAAGCATCTACCGAGATGAGGATGACATCCAAACCACAGATTGA
- the LOC140814987 gene encoding basic leucine zipper 23-like: protein MDGEKFDFPSEHFSPCLDMSSCSFDIDDFLGPTPACDEALGWTEACTDVFGRTQACAHAHACHPSGPDKSHTHTCIHVHTQIMPTSSDVQAPSSDNAEWVDKAQKFPSGNREAVRKYREKKKARISFLEDEVVRLKDLNQQLMKRLQVQDSLEAEIARLKCLLVDIRGRIEGEIGSFPYRKTTRNQDIIPNTNIFSTNMMAPCKMQCNDHNYCLGPGPKTNVLNSKDLDGYVSDSLRSSGTHNSVQNTVSKLGVGNVDSVSIGNASTNKRRRGARNAKAN from the exons ATGGATGGTGAGAAGTTTGATTTCCCAAGCGAACATTTTTCTCCGTGCTTAGACATGAGCAGTTGCTCCTTTGATATAGATGATTTTCTTGGTCCGACACCGGCTTGCGATGAGGCTCTTGGATGGACAGAGGCCTGCACTGATGTTTTTGGTCGAACACAAGCCTGCGCACATGCTCATGCTTGCCACCCATCTGGCCCTGATAAATCCCACACACACACTTGTATTCATGTTCATACTCAAATCATGCCAACCTCTAGTGATGTTCAGGCGCCCAGCAGTGACAATGCAGAGTGGGTGGACAAGGCTCAAAAATTCCCTTCAGGTAATCGTGAAGCTGTACGAAAGTATCGGGAAAAGAAAAAGGCACGAATATCGTTTTTGGAGGATGAAGTTGTTAGATTGAAGGATTTGAATCAACAGCTAATGAAGAGGCTGCAGGTTCAAGATTCATTGGAGGCTGAGATTGcaaggctcaagtgtttgcttGTGGATATTCGGGGGAGGATTGAAGGAGAAATTGGATCTTTCCCTTACAGGAAGACCACTAGGAATCAAGACATCATTCCTAACACTAACATTTTCAGTACGAATATGATGGCTCCTTGTAAAATGCAGTGTAACGATCATAATTATTGTCTTGGTCCCGGACCCAAAACGAATGTTTTAAATAGTAAAGATCTTGATGGTTATGTATCTGACAGCCTTCGGTCTTCGGGGACTCATAATTCTGTTCAGAACACGGTCTCCAAGCTCGGAGTCGGGAATGTTGACAGTGTTTCTATTGGCAATGCATCCACCAACAAAAGGAGAAGAG GGGCACGTAATGCAAAGGCTAATTGA